Proteins encoded by one window of Tubulanus polymorphus chromosome 7, tnTubPoly1.2, whole genome shotgun sequence:
- the LOC141908386 gene encoding uncharacterized protein LOC141908386, which produces MVKRLSPELRQTYNAIIAEQLSREFIEIVENDDKSQGHYIPHHSVKKESITTPIRIVYDCSCKQGDNPSLNDCLESGPSLINDLVQILIRFRTNNVAFTSDIEKAFLNVKLGENDRNFTKFLWLSDPTDPDSPFKVYRFKSVLFGSTSSPFILNSVVKTHLQSENTEISIDMQSNIYVDNVLSGSHNAKKAIEYFEEATNTMSRGGFILRSWATNDPDLRSLIKQQAMGENNEIVNVVGLQWDTISDTLQFSKAIKDPAMCTQSVSDHNTLDSE; this is translated from the exons ATGGTTAAACGCTTGTCTCCAGAACTGAGGCAGACATATAATGCGATAATAGCAGAGCAACTTTCACGCGAATTTATTGAGATAGTAGAAAATGATGACAAGAGCCAGGGCCATTACATACCCCACCACTCGGTTAAAAAGGAATCAATCACAACACCGATTAGAATTGTTTATGATTGTAGTTGTAAACAAGGGGATAATCCTAGTTTGAACGACTGTCTCGAAAGCGGTCCTTCATTAATAAATGATCTTGTGCAGATATTAATCCGCTTTCGCACGAATAACGTCGCATTTAcaagtgatattgaaaaggcatttttaaATGTAAAACTCGGTGAAAACgatagaaatttcacaaaatttctATGGCTATCAGATCCTACGGATCCCGATAGTCCCTTCAAGGTCTATCGTTTCAAATCAGTACTTTTCGGGTCCACTAGCTCACCATTCATCTTAAATTCTGTAGTGAAAACGCATCTACAGTCCGAAAATACAGAAATCTCAATCGATATGCAATCAAACATATACGTCGATAACGTTCTCAGCGGCTCTCATAACGCTAAAAAagcaattgaatattttgaagaagccACGAATACTATGAGCAGGGGTGGATTTATTTTGAGATCATGGGCTACAAACGACCCAGATCTAAGATCGTTGATAAAACAACAGGCAATGGGTGAGAATAATGAAATCGTCAATGTCGTAGGGTTACAATGGGATACGATTAGTGATACTCTTCAGTTTTCAAAGGCCATAAAAGACCCAGCTATGTGCACTCAGTCTGTG TCAGATCACAATACATTGGATTCGGAGTGA